The genomic window CGCCTTCGTGGTGCTGGCGCTGCCCGGCGCGCCGGCGCCGCCGGTCTGGCTGGTGACCGCCGCGGCCTGCCTCGGCGCCGGGGCGCACTTCGCCAACGTGCTGCCCGACCTGGCCGACGACGCCCGGACCGGGGTGCGCGGCCTGCCGCACCGGCTCGGCGCGGCGGGCAGCCGGGCGGCCGCGGCCGGGCTGCTCCTCGCGGCGACCGTCACGCTGGTCTTCGGGCCGCCCGGGCCGCCGTCGTGGGCCGGGCTGTCGGCGGTCGCCGCCGCCGTGCTGGTGCCGGCCGTCGCTGGGTACGGCGGACGCGGCGCGACCCGGGCCGGCGGCCGGCCGGTGGCCGCCTTCCGGGCGGTGATGGTGGTGGCGCTGATCGACGTGGTCCTGCTGGTGGCGAGCGGTCGGGTGGTCTGACCGCCTCCCGGGAAGGTGGCATTACCGGGTCGGCGTGCGACCGTCGATCAGCCCCAACTACCCTGGAGCGCGGTCTGCGCGGGTATGGCCACCGTGCCCGGGGTACGGCCGGGTGGGGATCGTGACGAGGAGGACCGACGTGACGCGCTCGATCAGGGGTTCCGGACGGGCGGCCCTGCTGCTGGCCGGTACGGCGGCGGCGGCGAGCCTGCTGCTGTCCGGGTGTGGCGCCGGCCAGGTGGCCGAGACCGCCAACAAGATCCCGTCGGTCCAGGGCGTGAACGTCCAGACTTCCGACAACCTGTACAAGGTCCGCGGCCTCTACGTGCAGTACCCGGGCGTCGAGGGCTACCGGGCGGGCGCGAACGCCCCGCTGAACGTCGTGATCTACAACGACAGCAAGACCCCGGTCACCGTCACCGTCACCACGGACAGCGCCCGCGAGATCGTCCTCGCCGGCCCGACACCGGGCGGCGCCGAGGCGAGCCCGAGCGGGTCGCCGACCGAGCCGGCCTCCGAGTCGCCGACGCCGAGCGACCCCAGCGCGTCGCCGAGCCGCTCGATCGGGGCCAGCGAGTCCGCCTCGGCCAGCCCGTCCGCCCCGGCCAGCCCGTCCGCCCCGGCGAGCGAGTCGGCCCCGGCCGGCCAGCCGGCCCGGATCGAGATCCCGGCCCTCGGCTACGCCCAGCTCGCCGGCGCCAGCGGCCAGCACTTCCAGCTCGTCGGGCTGAACGACAAGCTGCTCGCCGGCCAGCAGGTCAACCTGGTCTTCGACTTCGGCAACGGCAGGACGATCAAGACCGCGGCCCCGATCGGCGTCCCGCTGACCCCGGCCGCGCCGGCCTCCCCGATCATCACCCGCGAGGGTGGCGAGGAGGGCGGCACCGAGGGCGGCCACGGCTGATCCGCCGGACGAACTGTCGACGGCACCGTCGGCGTGGTGACCGCCACGCCGGCGGTGTCTTCGTCTCCGGCTGGGTTTCGTCGTACCGCCCGGTTAGCGTCCTGGGGTGACCACGTCCCGTTCGACCTCCCCCCGCGGCGCGTCCACCGCCGGCCGGAGCCGGGCCTCGGCCCGCGAGCCGCGACCGGCCTACGAGTGCGACGCCTGCGGCCACCAGCCGCCCAAGTGGGTCGGGCGCTGCCCGGAGTGCGGCGAGTGGGGCTCGGTGGTCGAGTGCACGGTCACCGGCCCGCTGGTCTCCGGCCGGGTGGTCAGCTCCCGGATGCCCGCCGAGCCGGCCCGGCCGATCGCCACCATCAGCGCCGCCCCGGCCCGCGCCCGGCCGACCGGCGTCACCGAGCTGGACCGGGTGCTCGGCGGCGGCCTCGTCCCCGGCGCGGTGGTGCTGCTCGCCGGCGAGCCCGGGGTGGGCAAGTCGACGCTGCTGCTCGACGTCGCCCAGCAGTGGGCGACCAACGCGGGCAGCCCGTCGCTGGTGGTCAGCGGCGAGGAGTCGGTCAGCCAGGTGCGGCTGCGCGCCGAGCGGATGGGCACCCTGCACGACCAGCTCTACCTGGCCGCCGAGAGCGACCTGTCGGCGGTGCTCGGCCACCTCGACGCGGTCAAGCCCGGGCTGCTGGTGCTCGACTCGGTGCAGACCATCTCCACCACCGGCACCGAGGGCGTCCCGGGCGGGGTGACTCAGGTCCGCGCCGTCACCGCCGCCCTGGTCGCGGTCGCCAAGGAGCGCGGCATCGCCACCGTGCTGGTCGGCCACGTCACCAAGGACGGCCAGGTGGCGGGTCCCCGGGTGCTGGAGCACCTGGTCGACGTGGTGCTGCACTTCGAGGGCGACAAGCACTCCTCGCTGCGGATGGTCCGGGGCGTCAAGAACCGGTTCGGCGCCGCCGACGAGGTGGGCTGCTTCGAGATGCACGAGGGCGGCATCAGCAGCCTGGCCGACCCGTCCGGTCTCTTCCTCACCCGCTACTCCGAGCCGGTGCCCGGCACCTGCGTCACGGTGGCGATGGAGGGGCGGCGGGCCCTGGTGACCGAGGTGCAGGCGCTGATCGGCGCGACCGTGGCCGGCTCCCCCCGGCGCACGGTCTCCGGGCTGGACGGGGCCCGGCTGGCGATGGTGCTGGCGGTGCTCCAGCGGCGTACGGAGCGGCTGACCCTGCACGACCGGGAGGTCTTCGCCGCGACGGTCGGCGGCATCCGGGTGGTGGAGCCGGCGGCGGATCTGGCCGTCGCCCTCGCGGTGGCGTCCGGCGGTCTCAACCTCGCCATCGCCCCGCACCTGGTGGCGATCGGCGAGGTCGGCCTCACCGGCGAGGTGCGCCGGGTCGGCGCGGTGCCCCGCCGGCTCGCCGAGGCAGCCCGGCTCGGGTTCCGGCTGGCCCTGGTGCCGACCGGTTGCGGCCCGGGCAGCAGCGGGGTCGCTCCGGAGAACATGCGGGTGATCGAGGTCACGGACGTGCGGGCGGCGCTCCAGGCTGCCGCCCGCGCGTCGGCCGAGTGACCCAGGGTGACCGCGCGACGGGACCGGCTGGGCGATATCGGACAGCTGACCCGACCCGTCGGCGGCGGCGGAAGCCGGACATCGTGACACATCACAGTAACCACGAGAGCACCCAACGCACGACAGTCCGTAGACTGTGCCCGTGCCGATCGACCGCGATGCCACCAAGCCCGCCGCGGCGGCGACGCCGCACGCCCGCACGGCGGTGGGCTCGCCCGCCCGTCCGATCAGCGTCAGCGTGACCGGGAGCGTCGGCGGGGCCGGCGGCGACCCGCTGCGGGCAAATCTCGCTCTCATGGCGCCGGGTACCGCGCTTCGCGACGGGCTCGAGCGGATCCTGCGCGGCCGTACGGGCGCGCTCATCGTCCTCGGCTACGACAAGGTGGTCGACCAGATCTGCACCGGCGGCTTCCCGATGGACGTGGAGTTCTCCGCGACCCGGGTCCGCGAGCTGTGCAAGATGGACGGCGCGGTGGTGCTCTCCAGCGACGGCACCCGGATCGTGCAGGCGGGCGTGCACCTGATGCCCGACCCGTCCATCCCGACGGAGGAGTCCGGCACCCGGCACCGCACCGCCGAGCGGGTGGCCCGGCAGACCGGCTACCCGGTCATCTCCGTCAGCCAGTCGATGCGGATCATCAGCCTCTACGTCAACGGCCAGCGGCACGTGCTGGACGACTCGGCGGCGATCCTCTCCCGCGCCAACCAGGCGCTGGCCACCCTCGAGCGGTACAAGCTCCGCCTCGACGAGGTCTCCGGCACCCTCTCCGCCTTGGAGATCGAGGACCTGGTCACCGTGCGGGACGCGGTGGCCGTGGTGCAGCGGCTGGAGATGGTCCGCCGGATCGCCGACGAGATCGCCGGCTACGTCGTCGAGCTGGGCACCGACGGCCGGCTGCTCGCCCTCCAGCTGGACGAGCTGATGGCCGGCGTGGACGCCGACCGCACCCTGGTCATCCGGGACTACCTCCCGGTGGGCCGCAAGTCGCGGACCCTCGACGAGGGGCTGGTCGAACTGGACCTGCTCGGCGCCACCGAGCTGATCGACCTGGTGGCGGTCGCCAAGGCGATCGGCTACCCGTCCGCCTCCGACGCGCTCGACGCGGCGGTCAGCCCGCGCGGTTTCCGGCTGCTGGCCAAGGTGCCCCGGCTCCCGGTCGCGGTGGTCGACCGGCTGGTGGTGCACTTCGGCAGCCTCCAGCGGCTGCTCGGCGCGACCGTGGAAGACCTCCAGGCGGTCGAGGGGGTGGGCGACGCCCGCGCCCGGGGCGTCCGGGAGGGCCTTTCCCGGCTCGCCGAGGCGTCCATCCTGGAGCGGTACGTCTGAGCCGGCCCGGCCGGCTCAGCTCGTGACGGTCAGCTTCACCGGCTCGCTGAGCTTCGTGCCCACCCGGGCGAAGAGCTGGTACGTGCCGGCCGGCGCGTACGGGCCGGCGGCGAGACCGGCGTTGCAGCGGCTGGTGTCCCGCCCGTTCCAGCCCAGCTCATAGAGGCGCTCGAAGCCGGGCGTGAACGACTGCACGTCGGAGCCCTTGCCGGTGCCGCAGGTGTCCGAGGACCAGACCTTCTCCGCGCCCGACTTGATGAACAGCTCCTGGAGGTCCGCCCCGACGTCCCGGCTGCAGGTGCGCTGGGACTTGTTTTTGATCTTGAGCTGGAGATCCACCACGGTGCCCTGCCGGGCGGTCGCCGGCTGCGCCACCGGGGTCACCAGGAGCTCCGCGTCCGTGCAGGTCCCGTCGTCGGCCACCGGGGCCGCGGGCGCGGCCGGGGCGTCGGTCGTCGCGGTGCCGCCACCCGCTGGCCCGCCGTCCGAGCCGCCACCGGAGTCGCCCGGCGCGGCGGACGGATCACCCGACCGCGGGGTCAGCACCGGTCCGGACGGCTCCGGGCCCACCGACGGGGCGGCGCCCGTCGCTGAGGACGTCGACGCCGGGGTCGCGCCCGTGTTGGGGTCCGGACTGCTGCAGGAATAGACCAGGACAATCAGGAAGAGAAGCCCCGCTCCGAGTACGACGGCGCGACGCCGCCAGTAGACAGCGGATGGCAGGGGGCCGACCGTCAGACGCATGATGCGTTCACCGTAGCGGCGTACCGCACGGGGCGGGGTGCGACGCGCCGGGGCGAGCACGGCACCCGGTCGGCGTTCCACAGGCGACAGCCGGACCGGGCCGGCCGGTCACCGACCGGACCCGCGCGCGCAGCGCCACCGGCGTGGCCACCCCACGACGCCGACCCCGGCATGCCCCGGCACCGCCGACGCGCCACGTCCCTCGTCCGGCGTCGACCATGGGAGCGGAGGGCGCGGCTACCGCCGCCACGTTGCGGCGGCGGTCAGAGGTAGACCTTGCGCTGGTAGATGGCGTGCGCGCCGGCGACCCGGTCGAGGAAGAGCAGGCCCGCGCAGTGGTCGATCTCGTGCTGGAGCGCCCGCGCCTCGAAACCGTCGGTGACCAGCCGGAGCGGCCGGCCCGTGCCGGGCAGTACGCCCTCGACCACCAGCCGGCTGGCCCGCTTCACGTCACCGGTCAGATCCGGCACCGACATGCAGCCCTCCCGCCCGGCCTTCCACCGGCTGGCCTCCACCACCCGGGCGTTGCACAGCACGAACGTCCCGTGCAGGGTGACCGCCTTCGGGTGGCCGGTGACGTCCACCGCGAACATCTGTGCGCTCACCCCCACCTGCGGCGCGGCGAGGCCAACGCAGCCGGGCGAGACGCGCATGGTGGCGACCAGGTCGGCGGCGAGGCGAACCACCTCGTCGGAGGTCGGGTCGACCGCCGGCCCCGGCCGGCTGAGCACCGGGTCGGGGGCGGAGACCACCGGGCGCACCTCGCCCGGCACGGCGAGCGCCTCCGGGGTCCAGCCGTCGAGGCCGACGTACTCCGCCGTCACAGCAGGTCCGTGTCCGCCGGGCGGAGGCTGACCCCGACGCCCAGCTCGGCGGCGGTACGCGCGAGTCGGCCGGCCACCTCGTCGGAGCTGCCGGGCGGCAGCTCCACCTCGGCGACCACCACGTAGAGGGATCCGGTCAGCCGGGTGCTCAGGTCGGTGACGTTGCCACCGGCGTCGGCCAGCACCCGGGTCATCGCCGCGACGATGCCCATTCGGTCGGCGCCGTGCACCGCCAGCACGTACGGCTCGCCGGTCGGCGTGGTCTCGCCGTCGGGGGTGACCGCGCGTACGGTGGCCAGCAGCTGGCCGTCGGCGGCGAGCGGGGCCAACGCGGCCTCGACGTCGGCGGCGGCCGGGCCCACGCAGATCAGCGTCATCGCGAAGTGCCCCCGCAACCGGGTCATCGTGGAGTCGGTGAGGTTCGCGCCGAGCCGGGCGAGCGCCTCGGCGACGTCGGCCACGATGCCCGGCCGGTCCCGGCCGATGACGGTGATCGCGAGCTCGTTCATCCGGACATTCTGCCCCGCCCGCCCGGGGCCGCCGCCGCACCCCGGCCCGCCCGCCCATCCTGCGGGAATCCGACCCGTGACATCATCGGCTGCGCGATGACTGAGCCAACATTCGCCAACCTGGTCAGCCGGTGGTACGAGGAGAACGCCCGCGACCTGCCGTGGCGCAAGCCCGGCACCAGCGCCTGGGCCATCCTGGTCAGCGAGGTCATGCTCCAGCAGACGCCGGTGGTCCGGGTGCTCCCCGCCTGGGAGGCGTGGCTGGCCCGCTGGCCGGTGCCGGCCGCGCTGGCCGAGGACAGCCCGGCCGAGGCGATCCGGATGTGGGGGCGGCTCGGCTACCCCCGCCGGGCGGTACGGCTGCGCGACTGCGCGGTGGCGATCGTGGAGCGGCACGGCGGCGAGGTGCCGGACCGGTTGGACCAGTTGCTCGCGCTGCCCGGAGTCGGGACGTACACGGCCCGGGCGGTCGCGGCGTTCGCGTACGGGCAGCGGCACCCCGTGGTGGACACGAACGTCCGCCGGGTGGTCTGCCGGGCCGTCGCCGGGGAACCGGACGCCGGTCCCGCCACCCGCCCCGCCGACCTGGTCGCCACCGAGGAGCTGCTGCCCGTCGAGCCGGCCGCCGCGGCGCTGGCCAGCGCGGCCTTCATGGAGCTCGGCGCGGTGGTCTGCACCGCCCGCTCGCCCCGCTGTGCGGTGTGCCCGGTGGAACCGGTCTGCGCCTGGCGGGCCTCCGGCCAGGCCGCCCCCACCGGCCCGACCCGCCGCCCCCAGCGGTACGCCGGCACCGACCGGCAGGTACGCGGCCTGCTCCTGGCGGTGCTGCGGGAGGCCACCGGACCGGTGCCGCGGCAGCGCATCGATCAGGTCTGGACCGACGACGTGCAGCGTTCCCGGGCGCTCGCCGGGCTGGTCACCGACGGCCTGGTCGAGCCGGTCGGCGAGGCGTCCTTCCGCCTGGCCGGCGACGGCCCCGCGGTCCCCCTCCCCGGTTGATCGACTCCAGGTCGCCGACCTGGCGGCATCAACCCCTTGCCCACCGCCACATCGCCGACCTGTAGTTGATCAGCCGATCCGGCCCAGCGAGCCGGGCGGGGTGGGCGTGAAAAGGCGACGGCCCCGGTGGCTTTCGCCAACCGGGGCCGTCGCCCTGTCAGGTGTTGCTTACTCGTCCGCGCCCGCGGTGGCGGCGCCACCGAGGTCGGCCGGGACGGCGTCCGGCACTTCCACCGGCTTCTCCGCGCCCCGGAAGACGAGCTTGGACTTGTCGATGTTCTCCGGGTCGCCCTCGCAGTCCACCACCACGATCTGACCCGGGGTCAGCTCGTTGAAGAGGATCCGCTCCGAGAGGTTGTCCTCGATGTCGCGCTGGATCGTGCGACGCAGCGGACGCGCGCCCAGCACCGGGTCGAAGCCCTTCTTCGCCAGGTACTTCTTGGCGTTGTCGGTCAGCTCCAGGCCCATGTCCTTGTTGCGCAGCTGCGTCTCGATCCGCTGGATCATGATGTCGACGATCGAGAGGATCTCCGACTGGCGCAGCTGGTGGAAGACGATGGTGTCGTCGATCCGGTTCAGGAACTCAGGCCGGAAGTGCTGCTTGAGCTCGTCGTTGACCTTCTGCTTCATCCGGTCGTAGTTGGACTCGGAGTCCTCCGACGCCTGGAAGCCCAGGGAGACCGCCTTGGCGACGTCCCGGGTGCCCAGGTTGGTGGTCAGGATGATGACCGTGTTCTTGAAGTCCACGATCCGACCCTGACCGTCGGTGAGCCGCCCGTCCTCCAGGATCTGGAGCAGCGTGTTGAACACGTCCGGGTGAGCCTTCTCGATCTCGTCGAAGAGGACCACCGAGAACGGCCGACGCCGCACCTTCTCGGTCAGCTGCCCGCCCTCGTCGTAGCCGACGTAGCCGGGAGGGGCACCCACCAGCCGGGACACCGTGTACCGGTCGTGGAACTCGGACATGTCCAGCTGGATGAGGGCGTCCTCGCTGCCGAAGAGGAACTCGGCGAGCGCCTTGGAGAGCTCGGTCTTACCGACGCCGGACGGGCCGGCGAAGATGAACGAGCCCGACGGGCGCTTCGGGTCCTTCAGGCCGGCCCGGGTACGCCGGATCGCCTTCGAGACCGCCTTGACCGCGTCCTCCTGGCCGATGACGCGCTTGTGCAGCTCGTCCTCCATGCGCAGCAGGCGCGAGGTCTCCTCCTCGGTCAGCTTGTAGACCGGGATGCCGGTCCAGTTGCCGAGCACCTCGGCGATCTGCTCGTCGTCAACCTCGCTGACGACGTCCAGGTCACCGGCCTTCCACTCCTTCTCCCGCTGGGCCTTCTGGCCGAGCAGCTGCTTCTCCTTGTCCCGGAGCTGCGCCGCCCGCTCGAAGTCCTGCGCGTCGATCGCGGACTCCTTGTCGCGACGGACCTGGGCGATCCGCTCGTCGAAGTCGCGCAGGTCTGGCGGCGCGGTCATCCGGCGGATGCGCATCCGGGCACCGGCCTCGTCGATCAGATCGATCGCCTTGTCCGGCAGGAAGCGGTCGGAGATGTACCGGTCGGCGAGCGTCGCCGCCGCCACCAGCGCGGCGTCGGTGATGCTCACCCGGTGGTGCGCCTCGTACCGGTCACGCAGGCCCTTGAGGATCTCGATGGTGTGCGCCAGCGAGGGCTCACCCACCTGGATCGGCTGGAACCGGCGCTCGAGAGCGGCGTCCTTCTCCAGGTGCTTGCGGTACTCGTCGAGCGTGGTCGCGCCGATGGTCTGCAGCTCGCCACGGGCCAGCATCGGCTTGAGGATGCTCGCCGCGTCGATCGCGCCCTCGGCGGCACCCGCACCCACCAGGGTGTGGATCTCGTCGATGAACAGGATGATGTCGCCGCGGGTGCGGATCTCCTTGAGCACCTTCTTCAGGCGCTCCTCGAAGTCACCGCGGTAGCGGGAACCGGCAACCAGGGCACCGAGGTCGAGCGTGTAGAGCTGCTTGTCCTTGAGGGTCTCGGGCACCTCGCCCTTGATGATCTTCTGGGACAGCCCCTCCACCACGGCGGTCTTACCGACGCCGGGCTCACCGATCAGGACCGGGTTGTTCTTGGTACGGCGGGAGAGCACCTGCATGACCCGCTCGATTTCCTTCTCGCGCCCGATGACCGGGTCGAGCTTGCCCTCGCGGGCGGCCTGGGTCAGGTTGCGGCCGAACTGGTCCAGCACGAGGCTGGTCGACGGCGCGGCCTCGCCCGGCGCGGCGCCCGCCGCGGCCGGCTCCTTGCCCTGGTAGCCGGAGAGCAGCTGGATCACCTGCTGGCGGACCCGGTTGAGGTCGGCGCCGAGCTTGACCAGCACCTGGGCGGCAACGCCCTCACCCTCGCGGATCAGACCGAGCAGGATGTGCTCCGTGCCGATGTAGTTGTGGCCGAGCTGCAGCGCCTCGCGCAGGGACAGCTCCAGCACCTTCTTGGCCCGCGGCGTGAACGGGATGTGCCCGCTCGGCGCCTGCTGGCCCTGGCCGATGATCTCTTCGACCTGCTGGCGGACGCCCTCCAGGGAGATGCCGAGGCTCTCCAGAGCCTTGGCGGCGACGCCCTCACCCTCGTGGATCAGGCCCAGCAGGATGTGCTCCGTACCGATGTAGTTGTGGTTGAGCATCCGGGCCTCTTCTTGGGCCAGGACGACAACCCGTCGCGCTCGGTCGGTGAACCGCTCGAACATGCCCTCGTGCTCCTCACGTGCCGTGCGCCTTGATGGTCTAGATCTTGGCGGGGCCGGTGCGCGGACGTCCGGGACGGGCGTCCGTGCCTCCTTACTCTATCGCCGCGGACCGACTCCGCTGAGGTCGTGTGTCCCCGTGGAATGCCGTGTACGCGTCGTTTCTGACAACCGTCCGCGCTCAGGAGGTGTTCCGGTACCCCTACCTGTACGCGCAGAGCGAAATTCGTGGAGCCGCGAGGCACGGATGAAACCGGCCCGCTCGAACCCGGGGTCACCCCGGAACGTCTCTCCACAGCCTGTGGATGCAATCTCCACCGCCTGTGGACAACGCCCACCCACCCCGGGTTCTTCCCATCCGGCGGCGGGGTTCGCAGCCGGCGCGACGGGCGCGGCGGGCCAGCTGGCGCGAACCGGACATTCGGCGCGACCGGGCGGAAACGGCGACGCCGGCCCGGAGTGGCACTCCGGTCCGGCGTCGGTGTCGCCCGGTGACGGGTCAAGCCTCAGTGGCCCGCCTTCGAGTGGTACTCGTCGACGATCTCCTGCGGGATCCGGCCCCGGTCCGAGATGTCCTTGCCGGACTTCTTGGCCCAGGCGCGGATGGCCTTGTTCTGCTCACGGTCGGCGGTGGCGCCGCCCCGCCCGCGCGCGGCCCGCCCGCCGACGACGACGCCGCCCCGGCCGACCTTCGTGCCCGCCGCCACGTACGGGGCGAATACGTCGCGCAATTTCTCCGCGTTCGAAGTCGAGAGGTCGATCTCGTACTGCACGCCGTCCAGCGCGAACTTGACGGTCTCGTCAGCGTCCCCGCCGTCCAGGTCATCGACCAGCTTGTGAATGATCTGCTTGGCCACGTCCCACATTCCTTTCGAGCAGGGTGTGCTCCTGCGACAATACAGAAGCACAATAACCCGCGCGCTGCTTGCCGCGTCAATAGGATGCGGTAACGACCCGGAGACGGTTGCGGGCTACTCCGGGCGGACCAACGGGAAGAGGATGGTTTCCCGAATTCCCAGCCCGGTCAACGCCATCAAGAGCCGGTCGATTCCCATTCCCATACCACCGGCCGGCGGCATTCCGTACTCCATCGCCCGGAGAAAGTCCTCGTCCAGTCGCATGGCCTCGTCGTCGCCGCGGGCGGCGAGCTGCGCCTGGGCCACCAGCCGCTCCCGCTGCACCACCGGGTCGACCAGCTCCGAGTACGCGGTGCCCAGCTCGAAACCGAGGACGTAGAGGTCCCACTTCTCGGTCAGGCCCGGCTCGCTGCGGTGCGCCCGGGTCAGCGGGCTGGTCTCCTCCGGGTAGTCCCGGACGAAGGTCGGCGCCTGGAGCGACGGAACGACGAGCTCCTCGAAGAGCTCCTCGGTCAGCTTCCCCGGCCCCCACTTCGGGTCGACGGCGAGGCCGACCTTGTCCGCGTACTCGACCAGCCGGGACCGGTCGGTGCGCACGGTGACCTCCTCGCCGAGCGCCTCGGAAAGGGCCCCGAAGAGGGTCACCGAACGCCACTCGCCGCCCAGGTCGAACTCGCTGCCGTCGGCGTGGGTCACCACCGTCGAGCCGCTCACCGCGATCGCCGCCCGCTGCACCAGATTTCGGGTCAACTCCGCCATCGTGTCGTAGTCGCCGTACGCCTGGTACACCTCGAGCATCGCGAACTCGGGCGAGTGCGAGGAGTCGACTCCCTCATTCCGGAAGTTACGGTTGATCTCGAAGACCCGGTCGACGCCGCCGACCACGGCGCGCTTGAGAAACAGTTCCGGCGCGATTCGCAGATACAGATCGGTGCTCAACGCATTGCTGTGGGTCACGAATGGGCGGGCCGCCGCGCCGCCGTGCAGCAACTGGAGCATCGGGGTCTCGACCTCGATGAAGCCCTCCCCGTGCAGGGAATCGCGGAGGCTGCGCACCGCGGCCGCCCGGGTACGCACCATCTGCCGCGCCTGCGGGCGGACGATCAGGTCCACGTAGCGCTGCCGGACCCGGGCCTCCTCGCTCAGCGGCTTGTGCGCCACCGGCAGCGGGCGCAGCGCCTTGGCGGTGACCGCCCACTCGTCGGCCAGCACCGACAGCTCGCCCCGGCGGCTGGTGATCACCTCGCCGGTCACGCCGACGTGGTCACCGAGGTCGACCAGGCGCTTCCAGTCGTCCAGCCGCTCCGCGCCGACCCGGTCCAGGGAGAGCATCGCCTGGAGTTCGGTGCCGTCCCCGTCCCGCAGGGTGGCGAAGCAGAGCTTGCCGGTGTTCCGTACGAAGATCACCCGGCCGGTGACCGAGACCTTGTCCCCGGTGGCGGTGTCGGTGGGCAGCTCGGCGTACTTCGCGCGGACCTCCGCGAGGGTGCTGGTCCGGGGGAAACCAACGGGATACGGCTCGACGCCCTCGGCGAGCATCCGGTCCCGCTTCTCCCGGCGGACCTTCATCTGCTCGGGAAGGTCGTCGGCGGGGTCGACTGGCACGGCGTTCTGCTCGGTCACGGCACGCTTCCTCGGAAAGGAGATATCGGCGGGGTCAGGCCCCGAGCGTACTCAAGCCCCCAGGGAGGCGTTACCGGATAACCTGCCCGCCATGAC from Micromonospora kangleipakensis includes these protein-coding regions:
- the lysS gene encoding lysine--tRNA ligase, whose translation is MTEQNAVPVDPADDLPEQMKVRREKRDRMLAEGVEPYPVGFPRTSTLAEVRAKYAELPTDTATGDKVSVTGRVIFVRNTGKLCFATLRDGDGTELQAMLSLDRVGAERLDDWKRLVDLGDHVGVTGEVITSRRGELSVLADEWAVTAKALRPLPVAHKPLSEEARVRQRYVDLIVRPQARQMVRTRAAAVRSLRDSLHGEGFIEVETPMLQLLHGGAAARPFVTHSNALSTDLYLRIAPELFLKRAVVGGVDRVFEINRNFRNEGVDSSHSPEFAMLEVYQAYGDYDTMAELTRNLVQRAAIAVSGSTVVTHADGSEFDLGGEWRSVTLFGALSEALGEEVTVRTDRSRLVEYADKVGLAVDPKWGPGKLTEELFEELVVPSLQAPTFVRDYPEETSPLTRAHRSEPGLTEKWDLYVLGFELGTAYSELVDPVVQRERLVAQAQLAARGDDEAMRLDEDFLRAMEYGMPPAGGMGMGIDRLLMALTGLGIRETILFPLVRPE